The genomic interval tctctcccaaattctggctgagtctccatctggagcgcggaacccgccatgcttgctaattatgcctgggcttctaagatccgaccggggaggcctcagtgtctcctctccttcaggagaacggaaggacgcctgtggtctacgtaagtggtgcaaacttcttgtcttgaagttttattggtctcccgcgtaaaccaagctactcagcctcttttctccactgaattttcctactgagctatcctcatcctattactctttatatctttgataaaatatttaaataaataggtcgccgacgccgtccccgcttcgaataccctggatcagccggggctggtccccggcaatcatacatattgataactatcttaaatgtaaatggattaaatgcaccaaccaagaAGCATGGACTGACTaagcagatgaaaacatgtgcatgtaggCACTTCCACTAACCGCATCACTCTGCCTGACCCCTCAGATTGTATGTAATTATCTTATATTGTTAGGCTAATCATGTTCCTGTTATGGCTTGcagttgtaattatcttttattttttgtctggctgttgattgtgaaaactgatgaaCATTCGTCACTGTtatattatgtaactattacttaATACCACAGTATCATGATTAGtcaacacaaaaataaaagaattctatatcaccaaaactatcatttaatagaaaaacctgtaatcacttttaaaaatctagatgcatatcagaattatcttggaatgttttgaaaaatacaatgcccaggtattgcttttttttctccaaagcaccAGGTATGTTTCTAACGAGCAGCCCTGTTTAAAAATACTGGACTGTGTGCGGATCTTTTACTTTTCTCTAGTCGGTTTCACTTTTTCTACTTCATATTCAGTCGTCccacttcatttagtttatgtttcccaatttctccatctcttctttttttttatatatcctTTCTCAAGCCTTtctcaagcatagtagaaaaacttgtatacatgtatacaaaaataatatgtactatatatatataagaaagcttatgaatttttgccaaactaaaaaatttatgacatttttattccacttgtttgacttagtatgaatataaggctagatttctaattaaaaaaagatatgcaacaagcaacaaagatttattgtATAACATAGGggactatagtcaatatcttataataacctataatgaaaaataatcggaaaaataatatattgtatatgtataactcactcatacaaaaaaagaattctactttttgatATTTAGTAATGTCTATCTTTCTGCCAGCTTTTCTAATATCCTATGGATATCTAATAACAATGCATGagatacaaatttttaaatatacttgtgTAGGATATAAgcttaatataaattaatataaatagagatctattatatttaacttgttaatgacatcattcaagatgctcctatttttatttttctgcacttgataaaatattttcagagaaatgttaatatgtctatgattatatatacatttcttctgatttttgctttatgtatctttgtcTCTTTGTTGTTAAATGTctaactgaaagttgctcagtcatgtctgactctttgtgaccccatggactagtccatggaattttccaggctagaatactggagtgggtagctgttcccttctccaggggatcttcccaacccaggaatcaaacccaggtctcccgcattgcaggtggattctttatcagctgagctactaaGCCTGGTTTTGATGgtttggaaatagatggggaaacagtgtcagactttatttttgggggctccaaaatcactgcagatggtgactgcagccgtgaaattaaaacacgcttactccttggaaggaaagttgtgaccaacttagatagcatattgaaaagcagagatattactttaccaacaaaggtctgtctagtcaaggctatggtttttcctgtagtcatctatggatgtgagagttggactgtgaagaaagctgagcaccgaagaattgatgcttttgaactgtggtgttggagaagactcttgagagtcccttggattgcaaggagatccaaccagtccattctgaaggagatcagtcctgggtattctttggaaggactgatgctgaagctgaaattccaatactttggccacctcatgcaaagagttgactcactggaaaagactctgatgctgggagggattgggggcaggaggagaaggggacgacagaggatgagatggctggatggcatcaccaactcgatggatgtgaatctgagtgaactccaggagttggtgatggacagggaggcctggcgtgctgcaattcatggggtcgcaaagagtcggacacgactgagtggctgaactgaactgaactgatgtctatcttctttgtgaattgtactttttatcattaaaaaaattcatctttgcagcattttaaaatacataatttaataaattgaaaaaaaagactcacaggggctcccctggtgtctcagtggtaaagaatctgcctgccagtgcaggagactcgggttcgatccctgttccaggaagatcccacatgccctggagcaattaagcccgtgggccacaactactgagcccacgtgtggcaactactgaagcccactcaccCTAAAGTtcgtgctccacagtaagagaagccactgaaataagAAGACCTCGCACGGCAagcagagagtagccccacttgctgcaactagataAAAGCCCAcaagcaacggagacccagcacaataaaaaataaaataaagtaaaaccttCTCaaaaaggctcagagaggtaattTTCTCATAGTCTCACAGCCAATTTGAAGTGGCCAAGCCAGAACTAAAAGCTGGTCAGTCAGTCTGAACCAAAAATCTATGCTTTGCCCTCTTTCCTCCTCACTGTCTCCTACCTCTCAGGCTTGGGGAAACAAGTCTTATGAAACTGAAGTATTTCACTTACTGGGTAAAATTTTGATAAGTTGCCCACCATTCCTGAAGGTCAGGAGGTGAGTTGGTGATATCTGGAAATGAGTCAGATCATACAGTTGTCAACTACCATTTTCATAAATCAGGTGAAATTCCCAGAAGGAAACCCTGCTGTTTGCCTCCCCTTGTCCTAGAAAGTCCAGTTCCATCCcaccatgtcctggctattgggGCATCCCCTGGACACTTTCATTTCTGGGCAGCATTTGCTTCAGTGTAAACACAGACTTTCTCAAACCCTAGTGGCACAAGAAGGTAACATCCACCCCTTACCCTGGGACTTAGGGATGAGCGGCCATTCACTGAAAATTCGGGTCTTTCAAGACGTGCCGCGGGAATGCTCTGGCAGTCCagggttaggactccgtgctttcactgccgtggttcaatccctggttggggaacaaagatcctgcaagctacatagcgtggccaaaaaaaaaaaagtgctacaaATTTTGCACGCCATTCCTAACATCTGGGGGAtgttcaaagagaaaataaataaacttcatcTCAGTGTAGACATTGACATAAAAGGGCATACTTTTCCAGCAAAAGTATTCCAAAGATTCACCCACATATCCCAAGATCCTTACCTAGACCTACTGAAGCAGAAGCCGGGACCGTGCATGGTCAGCTACCCCCCACCTCTCACTCTAGACCCCGGGCCACTGGCGATCGATCACTTTAGTTCATGAGTGTGCCTGGAGGAACAACACTCTGTTTATCCTGACTTTCAGCGGCACCCCTCTTGTACTCCAGGGTCGGCAGAGGCCATTTGAGAAACAGAATCTCTGTCTCCATTAgaactggattcaaatcctgttTCCAACTTCACCCTTTCTGCAACTTGGGCAAGTAACTGAATCTCTTgttttattgtaaattaatttggctgcaccgggtcttagcaCGAggtatctttgttgttgttgttttaagatttacttattgatatatttttcacttttggcTCCATGAGCCCTGCATTGAGAGcccacagtcttagccactggaccaccagggaagtccttgaatcttttgttgtcttagtttccttatctgcatcATAGCTGTGGGGTGGTTTTGTGGGGCGGTTGTGGGGTTCAACGGGCTGATACATGTACATGTGCTGCAAATGCTGAGTGCCTAGCATGTAGATATGCTGTGCTGacctcagtcacttcagttgtgtccgactctttgcgaccctatggactgtagtccacaaggctcctctgtccatgagactctccaggcaagaatactagagtgggttgctatgccctcctccaggagatcttcccaacccagggatcgatcctggatctcttaagtctcctgtattgcaggtggattctttaccactgagccaccggggaagccaagcatgtattatttttactgttgttAATATTTTGAGGTACTGGGAGCACACCTGGGGAACACTCGTGGCAGACAGACTCCTGAGGTGACCCCCATGACCCCCACCTCCTGATGGCCACATCTTTGTAtactccccttcccaccccttgtGTATGGAGAGACCCATGACTTGCTTCTAACCAACAGAATTCAGCAGAGGTGATGGGTACATGTGATCACATGTGTGACTGTATTAGACAAGATTTTAATAGCCTCGCTTTCCCTCACCTGCTTTGGGGAAGCAAGCAGCCATGGTGGGAAGATCCACATGGTGAGGAGCTAAGGGTGGCAGACAGCCACCAGCCAGGAAACAGCTGAGGCACCAGACTGAGGTCCCATGAGGGACTGAGTGCTGCCAGCAGCCGCACTGGGGCAGGAGATTGATGGGTCCCGGGGCAGACAGTTGGAGTTTAGTTTCTGTGGATTGATATTCCAAGATGAAAACAGCAGGACGATCGGGGGAGGAGGTTGGGCTCTGCCCAGACAGAAGATAAGAGACCCCATATTTCTCATCcttgaagtcaggagacctctccgactacacatgtgcagaaagacTCCTTGGAGGTCATAAAGGGAGTGATGCCAAGTGATGCTAACTACCCATAGACCTCCTgggtagaatccatcttggctaagggatgtgtatgcacacacaggAGGATCCTCAGTtataccaaatatggactctGAACCAGGTAAATcaaaatgactggccaaaggaaacgTGGAAGAAACATCCCACAAAGCTACGAGGGCATGACTCTGTCTTTCTCTTGAGTCCACCCATGTGTCTATCCACATGTACTATACTCTCTTTCCTCCTAATGAACACTTTACTTGTTTCTCTACTGCAGGGAGCCGGCGGGAGgacctccacccatggcaaaggtcatgaggaaggaggctcgacatacgcaaaggcgggatcgagcctcaggagtccccctggaaattctcgagcatctacccccataaccagagcctgcctactttactactttgtgctctcacctacacctctgactttacagggggttgtcccccaccacctctttcggagaaggagttaacctagagctccagttaataataattcctgggcgtgacaggagtgttccaaacttacaaactcctctgatggttctctagcctgcctgacaggcttgtccagccacatgtgattgctcacagcctcccaaccgtgagaggcacgagatgctttaaaccttctaaaaacatgttccttagaaaagttagaaaaccattagtataagtatagtgggctgattagaaattgtattggtgaagggtttttcatttgttgagccaatgtttgttgctaagtctccacatcccctgcccttacacacattaatgaatatatagaagaaataagtattaatctttgatataaatcacgttagaccttaggctaagtaaattctttccttaactaaaacccactacaccctcaccctataggaatgtaactttatttgggtggcatctgtttcaaaaataatcacccctggagaaataagtgttctggttgactgaccgctgtcacaaggagagggtcataaattgtcaacaggcccccctggccagaagatgatgtaacacccctaagacctctgtatacatttgtatgaagcacctgactttaataaaattcaggactgctgtccccacgtgacttttgcataacatctcagtgtataaaagtagaccatggaaaataaagaattgggatcagttcctcgaaagactggtctccccgtgtctctctctcaaactctggctgagtctccatctggagcgcagagcccgccatgcttactaattatgcctgggttTCTAAGATCCAACTGGGGAGGCCTtggtgtctcctctccttcgggagaacggaaggatgcctgcggcctatgtaagtgatgcaagcttcttgtcttgaagttttattggtttcccgcataaaccaagctactcagcctcttttctccactgaattttcctgctgagctatcctcattctattactgtttatatctttgatgaatatttaaattaatcaccgaagccgtctccccttcgaataccctggatcagccggggctggaccccggcactctACTTGCTGTCTttatgggaattcttttctgcaaagccaaagggccagggccttgtcactgaccgCTGATCTGGTAGCGGGATTTGGTGCTCTCATCACCCCTACCCAACCTCAGTCTCtggccaggaactgaacccttACTTCAAACCACTGCAGGCCAAGCTACCCAGGATCAACATGAGCTTGGAAGCAGATCCTTCCTCAGTCCAGCCTTCAATGAGACTGCAGCCCTAACCATTCATTTTGTGGCAGTGTTCCACACAGCAGTAGAGAACTACCACCCCTCTCCTTTCAAGTTCTTCATTCCTATAattctcccctttctctcttgAATCATCAATATCTCCCTTCCTATTTCATTAAGTCATAAGCATGCTCTAGGGTCTCTCATCTTAAAAacgcctattttttttttttttttactgtgccctgtggcatgcaggatcttagttccctgatcacagatagaacttgtgtctcctgcagtggaagtgcagggtcttaaccactggacagcatGCCCcgcgccaccccccacccccccacccccagtactGTATTTCTCTACTCTCCTCCATGGCAAAAATTATTGAAATCTTTGTCTCCATTCATGCCCATATTTCTCATATTATCTCCTctgcttcttctttctttctttcttttttttttttttgctgcacaaTATGGCTTAtataggatcctagttcccctaACAGAGATTGAATCCGGGCCTCtgagtggaagctcagagtctcaatcactggactactagggaagtctcAACCcgacactctttaaaaaaaaattttgttttaaatttagttgtttatttcatttttggctgtgttgggtctttgttgctgtgcgtgactttctctagttgtagtgagcaggggctactctccagctgcggttcttgggcttctcatcgcactgacatctcttgctgtggagcccgGGCTCCAGGACACACAgacttcaggagttgtggtgccagacttagttgctcctttgcatgtggaatcttcctggaccagggatcgaacctgtgtcccctgcattggcacacaggttcttaaccactggacagtcaggAAAGTCCCCAGTCAAGCACTCTTAATGAGGTCCCCAGTGACCTACCTGTTGCCCAATCCCCTCATCTTGTCCTCTCCATGGCATTCAACGCAACCAGCCACTTCCTCTTTCTTGAAACCCACTCTCTTCCTCTACTTTCTTGACATCACTCtttcttcatcttcctcctcACGCAGTGTCCATTTCTTCCCAGtctcctctgctgtctccctctTTTCAGCTCAGcttcaggaggcccaggtttgatccctgggttgggaaaatcccctggagaaagaaatggcaacccactccagtgtttacttgcctggaaaattccagggacagcggagcctggcaggctatgtccatggggtcgtaaagagtcagacacgactgagtaactaacactcactttttaTGAATGTTGACACATCCCTGGTTCACTTTCCTCATGTGTAATCATACAGTTTCTCTCTTGAAGGCTGTTGTGAGAATTGCCTGAGATGCCATAcatgtggcttaaaaaaaattcctcctttccttccatgAATTATAAGTATGCTGTCTTCCCTTATTCTGATGAGATGAGCCACCCTTTCCTCTAGACACTTGTCAGGTGTCTCCAGTGACCAAGAAACAGACTTTGGGGAAGATGACTGTTTCCCATGAGGGTGAACTATGACACCAATCTCTGGAAACTCAGATCTAAGAAAAGTCTCACTGCTTCTGCTGGGCCTAAGAAATTcctgtttttaattcatttggctTTAGATCTTTCAGAAGGAGGAAGTTCACGGAGCTAGGAGTCTAGGAGTACAGAGACAGTGCCATTGAGCTTAGTCAGGGGCAATGGGCGTGGGTCAGGAAAGCCTCCCTGAGAGCAGCAAAGTGTCTAGGAGTTTGAGCAGTGTGAAGGTTCCAGGGTGTGCAAGAGCTTGAATTTCTGCAAATAGAGTGTCACTGGAGTGTCAAGTGCACAGCACAGGATAAGGTCTAAGGCCTGACTGGAGCTTGAAGGGccttggaagtgaaagtgttagtcgctcagtcatgtcccactctttgcaaccccatagactgtagccctccaggttcctctgtccatgggatttcccagacaagaaaattggagtgggttgccaaaaacTCTCTTCTGTTTCCCCTCCCACAGTTGGTAACACCTTGGAGGAAAATTCCTTTTTCTCATCTGTCTCTCCACTAGACTGTGAGCTGCTAGCAGGCAGTATTATGCCCAGAGTATCTGCTCATGCTTCCTGTTGCTACGCCCTGGAACACAGCAGTGAATGCTTGAAGGAATGAAAGAAGGGTCCCAACCCTGTGCACTGTTGACATGTTTGTGTTTGATCTGCGCAACAGCCTGTGACACTGCCAGTCCAGGGAATATTAGCTGCCATTCTGCTGATAAGAGGGGCCTCAAAGAGGTGATGGAGCTGTGAGCTCAAGCTCTGAAGTCCACTCCCTGTGTTCAAGTCCAGCCCTTTTACTTAGCAGATGTTTGACAAGCCACTTAGTTTCTCTAAACCTATATTTCCTCAATTACTAGATGGGGATAATAACATTTATTACTTCACAGGATTGCTACAAAGATTAAAGGGAGAGGGCATATAACCTGCAACATAATAGTAGGTATGCAATAAGTGGTAGTTGTTTTAATTCTCTGGCCAGTATTGTTTCCTCTCCTCAAACAGCAGTTCCCAGACCTAAGAAGATCATTTCAAGGTCGGGGATCGGGCCACGTCTCCCCAGATGACGCTGGTTTTGCAAGACTGCCTACGGTCGAAACTGGGTCCAGCCCGCCAGTCTTGCACAGCCAGCGCACCCACGTGCCTGGCGTAAATAAGCGAGCGCGCAGGCGCCCCCGGCCGGCGCCCATTGGCCGGCGCCCCGCCGGAGCTTGGGGAGGACTAGGGCCCCCCAGCCGCGGGCTGCTACGCCCCGTCGGTTGGTCCGCGCGTCCGTCCGTGCGTGAGTCCGGGCCGCCAGCTTCGCCCTCGCCATGGCACCCTGGCtgcagctgctgttgctgctggggCTGCTCCCGGCCGCCGCTCCGGCCTCCAGCAAGCCCCCGGCGGCCGGCGCGCAGGCCTGGGAACTGGCGTCCCCGGAGCTGCGGGAGCCCGCCCGCTTCGCCTTGGAGATGTACAACCGCGGCCGGGCTGCCGGGACGAGGGCCGCGCTGGGGGCCGTGCGCGGTCGCGTCCGCCGGGTGAGGATGCGCTCGGGGCGGGGCTCCTGGGTCCGCAGTGAGCGGGGCTCTAGTCCGAGGGTTGGGAACTTTGGGCCTGACTTGGGGCGGGGACGTTGGACTTCTAGTAATGGGGAAAGGGGAAGAGGGCACGGTGGGGCTGTGGGCCCCATGAAGGCTGGACAGATAAGAGGGTGGCCGTGCCGTCACTCACTCGCCCTTCCGTCCAGGCGGGCCGGGGGTCCCTGTACTCGCTGAAGGCGACCCTGGTGGAGCCGCCCTGCAACGACCCCACGGTGTGCCAGCTCCCGGTGTCCAAGAAGACCCTGGTGAGTGATGGGGTTCCTGCCATTCCCTTGCCCCCAGATTGAGTCTGGCTGTAGTTGGGAGATCTGTCAAGTCAAGGGGGCGGGATCTGAGGCCGCATCTACCCCACCCTGTCACTACCCAGGCCTGGAAGGATAAAGGGAGGGGGTCTGGATTCTCGCTCCTGGACGGTGCCTCGCTTTCCACTGTGGGCGAGATTGCCTTAGAGATTGTCCTCATCTGAGGACCCTCCTCCATCTTGCCTTGCTCTCCTCGCAGCCCCCTGACTGGCatcctccttccttttcctgcaGCTCTGCAGCTTCGAAGTCCTAGACGAGCTAGGAAAACACATGCTACTGAGGCGGGACTGTGGCCCAGTCGACACCAAGACTACAGGTGCTGGGAGGGCCCCGGGGTGCTGGGATGGTTCAGATCAGACTTCACTCAGGGTTCAGTCCTGCTTCTCCTCTCTTCCAACTCTCTCCAGATGACAGAAATGAGACTTTCAGTTCATTCCTTCCGCTGCTGAACAAGGATCCCCTCCCCCAGGTGAGGAGCCTTGTCTGTCTGGGGAACTGGCTGCACATTTGGTTCACTCTCTTCCCTCCACCCTGGCCTGGGGCTCCCACGTCTGTCTGAGAAGGACTGCTTGTAAAgactccctctctctgtctttccaggACTTTTCTGTGAAGATGGCTTCGATCTTCAAGGACTTTGTCACCACCTATAACCGGACATATGATTCGCAGGAAGGTGAGGACCTAGCCTTGGCTGGATGTGTCCTGATCAGATCAGGACCTCCCCTCCAACTTGGCACCTTAGTGTTGGAGTAGGGAAAGGGCAGAGGGACCCCTAAGTTCCCCCATGTTCTTGTTTAGCCTCCAAGGACTTGGCAGTCACCTCAGGGAGCTGGCGCTTCTCCCATCTGATTTTCCTAGTCAGAAACCATAGATCTCCATCATTCTGGGTAGAGTGGGATGGGGCAAAGGCCATATTTTCTCTGCTGGCAGACCCTTGGCTTGGTGGCCTTTTCCCATGACCTTCTGTCTTTGGAGCcctgagccctgggttgggaagatcccctggagaaggaaatggcaatccactgcagtactactgcctggaaaatcccatggacagaggagcctggtgggctacagtctgtggggtcacaaagagtcggacacgactgagcagtttcacttttcataccTGGGGAGTCATCGCCCCATTTTGGCCTCACTCTTATCACTTGCAGATCTGCTCCTAacacccactccagggttctgcccttttctcttttaaaaaaaatattttttatttatttaataataaataaatattatgtaaataataaaatataatactatattattaACATATCGATAATAAACATGTTTAtagtattaggtattataaatatttaactacttattttataaataaaaataaatattaaattatagtatttaaatataataatttaactattattataaatagtaaagacctggctgcaccaggtcttagttgcagcatgcaggatctttaaagTGTGGAATacgggatttagttccctgaccagggattgaattcaggccTCCTCCTTGGGAGCGTggcatcttagccactagaccacagGGACGTCCCTTGCCCTTCTTGAAATAAACTTCAGACATGATGCAGGGCCACTGTTCCCCACGGAAACCTCTGCCTCTTATCCCCAAGCACCTCTCCTCTATGATCTGCCTGGGGTCCAGGCCTCACTTCTGCTTGTTGGTCCTCAGAAGCCAGTTGGCGCATGTCCGTCTTTGCCAATAATATGGTGCGAGCGCAGAAGATCCAGGCCCTGGACCGTGGCACAGCTCGGTATGGGGTCACCAAGTTCAGTGACCTGACAGGTAGGGGTGGTGGCCAGAGCCCTCACGGTGCCTGGAAGAGACAGGGCCTGCTCCCAAGGCCCCTGGGTAGGACTGGCTTTGAATACTcttttcccacccccacccacctctgTCCACAGAGGAGGAGTTCCGCACCATCTACCTGAATCCCCTCCTGAAAGATGCGCCTGGCAGGAACATGCGCCCGGCCCATCCTGTCACCGACGTTCCTCCGCCTCAGTGGGACTGGAGGAATAAGGGGGCTGTCACCAATGTCAAGGACCAGGTTGGACCCCGAagaggcgagggtgggatgagcGGGCTGCACTGGCCTTTGAGAGGGACCCAGCCCTGACCTGCCTGTCTCTTGCAGGGTATGTGCGGCTCCTGCTGGGCCTTCTCAGTCACAGGCAACGTGGAGGGCCAGTGGTTCCTCAAACGGGGGACCCTGCTCTCCCTGTCTGAGCAGGGTGAGCATCCCGCTGTGCCTCCTCCCCcgtccccagcccagcccctccgGAGGGCTCCTTGGGACCAGTCTTCTGTCTCCTAGAGCTCTTGGACTGTGACAAGACTGACAAGGCCTGCCTGGGCGGCTTGCCCTCTAACGCCTACTCGGCCATACGGACTCTGGGTATGCATTCACGGGGCTTCAGGAGCAGGGCAGGAGCACAGCTCCCTCCCCCGGAAGTCACTTTGTGAGGGAGGGAGACGAGCATGGCAGTCctgtgacctgggttcaagtcttaATGCTGACCCCTAACTGGCTGAAGACCTTGGGCAGGTCAGCTCTTTCAGAGCCTCACTtatctcacctgtgaaatgggcttCCTCGGACTCACTTGGTAGGATTGTCTTGAGGGTCAAGTGAGGGGAAGGTATGTCATGTTCCTGGTGCATAGCAGGGGTCTTGCTATTTTCACTGCTTGGAGGCCTGTATTTCTAGTGCTGCTAAACTGAAGAGCAGAACAGCGCCCCCTTGAGGGGAGGTGTTGACCTAACCTGGCAGTTCTGTTGAGCAGTGGGCTGCAGTGTTGGGAAGAGGAGGGCTGAGGGATTGAGGTGGCCTACAAAGACTggggagggagcctggcaggggtctGGGCCAGACTGGGAGCAGATGGTCAGGGCAGGACAAGAAAGCCAAGATCAGGAGTCCTAGGAACACTGAGGGGAGTCAGGACTCAGAAGTTGGGAGCTGGGTTCCCTCTCTGCCACACGTCTCACTGGAGGCTGCCCCATGCCTGTGGGCCTCAGCTGAGCCATCTCGAGAAAGAGGCCCCTTTCAGAGAGGATGGCCTGTGGCCTGGGGTAGATGGAGAACATGAGGCCTTGTGTACGAGGGGCTCAGCACAGCCCCTGGCCAGGAGCAGACAAGTACGGAGAGTAGAGCCCAGCTTTCCTCTAACTTCTGATCTGCCGGCCCCCCTCCCCACAATCCCAGGAGGGCTGGAGACGGAGGATGACTACAGCTACCGAGGCCGCTTGCAGACCTGCAGCTTCTCTGCAGAGAAGGCCAAGGTCTACATCAACGACTCAGTGGAGCTGAGCAAGAATGAGCAAAGTAAGGAAGGCCGGGGGGTG from Bos indicus x Bos taurus breed Angus x Brahman F1 hybrid chromosome 29, Bos_hybrid_MaternalHap_v2.0, whole genome shotgun sequence carries:
- the CTSF gene encoding cathepsin F isoform X2, giving the protein MAPWLQLLLLLGLLPAAAPASSKPPAAGAQAWELASPELREPARFALEMYNRGRAAGTRAALGAVRGRVRRAGRGSLYSLKATLVEPPCNDPTVCQLPVSKKTLLCSFEVLDELGKHMLLRRDCGPVDTKTTDDRNETFSSFLPLLNKDPLPQDFSVKMASIFKDFVTTYNRTYDSQEASWRMSVFANNMVRAQKIQALDRGTARYGVTKFSDLTEEEFRTIYLNPLLKDAPGRNMRPAHPVTDVPPPQWDWRNKGAVTNVKDQGMCGSCWAFSVTGNVEGQWFLKRGTLLSLSEQELLDCDKTDKACLGGLPSNAYSAIRTLGGLETEDDYSYRGRLQTCSFSAEKAKVYINDSVELSKNEQKLAAWLAKNGPVSIAINAFGMQFYRHGISHPLRPLCSPWLIDHAVLLVGYGNRSAIPFWAIKNSWGTDWGEEGYYYLHRGSGACGVNIMASSAVIN
- the CTSF gene encoding cathepsin F isoform X1, yielding MAPWLQLLLLLGLLPAAAPASSKPPAAGAQAWELASPELREPARFALEMYNRGRAAGTRAALGAVRGRVRRAGRGSLYSLKATLVEPPCNDPTVCQLPVSKKTLLCSFEVLDELGKHMLLRRDCGPVDTKTTDDRNETFSSFLPLLNKDPLPQDFSVKMASIFKDFVTTYNRTYDSQEEASWRMSVFANNMVRAQKIQALDRGTARYGVTKFSDLTEEEFRTIYLNPLLKDAPGRNMRPAHPVTDVPPPQWDWRNKGAVTNVKDQGMCGSCWAFSVTGNVEGQWFLKRGTLLSLSEQELLDCDKTDKACLGGLPSNAYSAIRTLGGLETEDDYSYRGRLQTCSFSAEKAKVYINDSVELSKNEQKLAAWLAKNGPVSIAINAFGMQFYRHGISHPLRPLCSPWLIDHAVLLVGYGNRSAIPFWAIKNSWGTDWGEEGYYYLHRGSGACGVNIMASSAVIN